A stretch of Aerococcaceae bacterium zg-252 DNA encodes these proteins:
- a CDS encoding virulence protein RhuM/Fic/DOC family protein gives MNNEVIIYKDGELELPVEVTPDKETVWLNRNQLATLFDRDIKTIGKHINNALKEELDTSVVAKFATTASDGKTYKMDYYNLDMIISVGYRVKSQRGIAFRKWATSILKEYIVQGYAINNKRLKVLNKVIEIQSHIIADVLELDSKEVFDVIQKYTQALELLDDYDHQVVQKPQITDKENYQLSYTECRNLIDSMTFNNTSIIFGKEKSRGALEGIINSVYQTAFGEDVYPSTQEKAANLLYFIVKDHPFIDGCKRIAASIFLHFLNKNNLLFKNNEKIISDSTLVAITLLLAESKSEEKEIMINIIMNFLEW, from the coding sequence ATGAATAATGAAGTTATTATTTATAAAGACGGTGAATTGGAGCTTCCTGTAGAAGTTACACCAGATAAAGAAACTGTTTGGTTAAATAGAAATCAACTCGCTACTTTGTTTGATCGTGATATAAAAACTATAGGAAAACACATCAATAATGCACTTAAAGAAGAATTAGATACTTCAGTTGTCGCAAAATTTGCGACAACTGCTTCTGATGGTAAAACCTATAAAATGGATTACTACAACCTAGATATGATTATATCCGTTGGCTATAGAGTAAAATCTCAAAGAGGCATTGCTTTTAGAAAATGGGCTACATCTATCTTAAAAGAATATATTGTTCAAGGTTATGCAATTAATAACAAACGATTAAAAGTATTGAATAAAGTAATAGAAATCCAATCACACATTATTGCCGATGTCCTTGAACTAGATTCTAAAGAAGTTTTTGATGTTATTCAAAAATATACTCAAGCACTCGAGTTGTTAGATGATTATGATCACCAAGTTGTTCAAAAGCCTCAAATAACTGATAAAGAAAACTATCAACTAAGCTATACCGAGTGTCGTAATCTCATTGATAGTATGACATTTAATAATACATCAATTATATTTGGAAAAGAAAAAAGCAGAGGTGCATTAGAAGGTATAATTAACTCCGTTTATCAAACTGCATTTGGAGAAGATGTATATCCATCCACGCAAGAAAAAGCAGCAAACCTCCTTTATTTCATTGTCAAAGACCACCCTTTTATTGATGGATGCAAAAGAATTGCTGCAAGTATCTTCCTACATTTTCTAAACAAAAATAATTTATTGTTTAAAAATAATGAAAAAATAATTTCTGACAGCACCTTGGTGGCAATTACTTTACTATTAGCAGAATCTAAATCGGAAGAAAAAGAAATTATGATTAATATAATTATGAATTTCTTAGAATGGTAG
- the tnpA gene encoding IS200/IS605 family transposase: MAQKAHSLSHTKWMCKYHIVFTPKYRRKIIYNQYRSSLGEIFRRLCSYKGVEIIEGHLMPDHVHMLVSIPPRISVSSFMGYLKGKSALMMFDKHANLKYKFGNRHFWAEGYYVSTVGLNEATIKKYIQEQEKHDIALDKLSVKEYENPFRDSGK, translated from the coding sequence ATGGCACAAAAGGCACATAGTTTATCGCACACAAAGTGGATGTGTAAATACCATATTGTGTTTACCCCAAAGTATAGACGAAAAATCATCTATAATCAATATCGCAGTAGTTTAGGAGAAATATTTCGACGATTATGCAGTTACAAAGGAGTCGAAATTATAGAAGGACATCTGATGCCGGACCATGTACATATGTTGGTCAGTATTCCACCAAGAATAAGCGTATCGAGTTTTATGGGATATTTAAAAGGTAAGAGTGCGTTAATGATGTTTGATAAACACGCAAATTTGAAATATAAATTTGGGAATCGACATTTTTGGGCAGAAGGATATTATGTGAGTACGGTGGGATTAAATGAAGCCACGATAAAGAAATATATTCAAGAGCAAGAGAAACATGATATAGCTTTGGATAAATTGAGTGTGAAGGAATATGAAAATCCCTTTAGGGATAGTGGTAAGTAA
- a CDS encoding helix-turn-helix transcriptional regulator: protein MSKLSYKKLFKKLIDIEMKNTELMEKAKVSKSTFYKIKNGENVTTDVLLRICNVLECDISEIVECVEE from the coding sequence ATGTCGAAACTAAGCTATAAAAAATTATTTAAGAAATTAATAGATATAGAAATGAAAAATACTGAGCTTATGGAAAAAGCAAAAGTAAGTAAAAGTACATTCTACAAAATAAAAAATGGCGAAAATGTTACTACTGATGTATTGCTAAGGATATGCAATGTCTTAGAGTGTGATATTTCGGAAATTGTAGAATGCGTGGAGGAATGA
- a CDS encoding N-6 DNA methylase, giving the protein MNVKSKQTEEKLNGVFYTPFEIVDFLTRWITDKQQISNVLEPSAGDGRFVKQIVELADKANVTAVEIDPLECEIIKDIDNTKVINDDFYNFYEEIKDIGIKYDAVIGNPPYIRYQFLSEEQRNYQSDILKRNGMKPNKLINSWVAFTVASIELLCLGGKFAFVLPTDLLQVSYAKELRKFIFMELKEVTIIRFDNIVFSGIQQDVVLIFGIKRDMESKKTLIRNISVKDMSQLSNKIYAIPFEYYDFDNSDKWRKFLLSKNFMKFYEDKFINETTSIKDISTIEVGITTGNNKVFVVNNETVNKYSLDDYKVPLVGRSLDVFGLFYTENDISNNSLNGRKVWLLDFNNKKLNRGAKKYIKEVESRNEHKGYKLGLRDKWYEVPSIWIPDAFLLRRMGNFPKIVKNEIKATSTDTFHRIRFNEGIDVAKALVLFYSSVSLLSFELEGRVFGGGALEILPGDLKNIRLPKINNGLDYIEISKKIDEKLRENHEFTEIVKWVDNLIQPLSGFNKFEINEIYDVWNSLRRNRVE; this is encoded by the coding sequence ATGAATGTTAAAAGTAAGCAAACAGAAGAAAAATTAAATGGCGTTTTCTATACACCTTTTGAAATTGTTGATTTCCTTACAAGATGGATTACAGATAAACAACAAATTTCTAATGTATTAGAACCATCGGCGGGAGATGGTAGATTTGTAAAACAGATAGTTGAACTTGCAGATAAAGCGAATGTTACAGCGGTTGAAATCGATCCTTTGGAATGTGAAATAATTAAAGATATTGATAATACAAAGGTTATAAATGATGATTTTTATAATTTTTACGAAGAGATAAAAGATATAGGAATCAAATATGATGCTGTAATAGGAAATCCTCCGTATATTAGATATCAATTTTTATCAGAAGAACAGAGAAATTATCAAAGTGATATATTAAAACGTAATGGCATGAAACCTAATAAATTGATAAATTCATGGGTTGCTTTTACAGTAGCAAGCATTGAATTATTATGTTTGGGTGGAAAATTTGCATTTGTTTTGCCAACGGATCTTTTGCAAGTGTCTTATGCTAAGGAGCTTAGAAAATTTATTTTCATGGAACTGAAAGAAGTAACTATTATTCGTTTTGATAACATTGTGTTTTCTGGAATACAACAGGATGTTGTACTTATTTTTGGAATAAAAAGAGATATGGAAAGCAAAAAAACATTAATAAGGAATATTAGTGTAAAAGATATGTCTCAATTATCTAATAAAATCTATGCTATTCCATTTGAATATTATGATTTTGACAACAGTGACAAATGGAGAAAATTTTTGTTAAGCAAAAACTTTATGAAATTCTATGAAGATAAATTTATTAATGAGACTACTTCAATCAAAGATATTAGTACCATTGAAGTAGGTATTACTACTGGAAATAATAAAGTATTTGTTGTAAATAATGAGACGGTTAATAAGTATAGCCTAGATGATTATAAAGTTCCTTTGGTAGGGAGAAGTTTAGATGTCTTTGGATTGTTTTATACAGAAAATGATATTTCGAATAATAGTTTAAATGGTAGAAAAGTTTGGCTATTAGATTTCAATAATAAGAAATTAAATAGAGGTGCCAAAAAATATATAAAGGAAGTAGAAAGTAGAAACGAACATAAAGGATATAAATTAGGTTTAAGGGATAAATGGTACGAAGTTCCATCTATATGGATTCCAGATGCATTTTTACTTAGAAGGATGGGGAATTTTCCGAAGATAGTCAAAAATGAAATTAAAGCTACGAGTACAGATACTTTTCACAGAATCAGATTTAATGAAGGAATTGATGTTGCAAAAGCATTGGTATTATTTTATTCATCAGTATCACTTCTATCTTTTGAACTAGAAGGAAGAGTTTTTGGTGGGGGAGCTTTAGAAATACTGCCAGGTGATTTAAAAAATATTAGATTACCTAAAATTAATAATGGGTTAGATTATATTGAAATCTCAAAAAAAATAGATGAAAAACTTAGAGAAAATCATGAGTTCACAGAAATTGTGAAATGGGTGGATAATTTAATTCAACCATTATCAGGGTTCAATAAATTTGAAATTAATGAAATATATGATGTATGGAATAGTCTAAGGAGGAATAGAGTAGAGTGA
- a CDS encoding PucR family transcriptional regulator: MVLVSEFLQIEYIKDLELLTNNDSLHNKNILNVEITETPDVEYYISPNTFILTTGMIFKDNQLDLIEFINSLIRAKATGLAVKTGRFLNGKIDDRVIEHANRLNFPIINIPDKYPLGRLLHQLSNYIWNHKQEEIEFALKIQQQFSSLLLNNTSIETIINEFSNIIKCPIILLNPIKRLLVASDYFKGRTELISQIENQFQNLFHNKTVPDDYVKINISSETKVISVSNVFVYQYFPHYLLILNPEKMTYPTSTFAIDQAKLVLSYSLYKSEKIHDTYLQTSSTMLLESLNLNSITTASLYNRSNDIPFIDSQHYQVIEITDKMALKKLGNGVRLSEKKALIREWFSLYGKDYFGKIVLVQTNSSSNFFVIIQEKIKDLEKVLIKCRNDLRRLVDISLIYSVGEVVTTINQISRSLDQSLITYRSRIVEMNENPVEYYNSKGLQTLFQDLNEKEVIYFCVTVLKELAYPETDSQRELRETLKVYLDCQCEATLTAHELFVHRNTVKYRIEKCQELLGMEIRDPKNSLNIRLALTLSTK, from the coding sequence TTGGTTTTAGTATCAGAGTTTTTACAAATCGAATACATAAAGGATTTAGAATTATTAACAAATAATGACTCATTGCATAATAAAAATATTTTAAATGTTGAAATTACTGAAACACCCGATGTAGAATACTATATTTCACCAAATACCTTTATTTTAACTACTGGCATGATATTTAAAGATAATCAATTAGATTTAATCGAATTTATTAATTCACTGATTAGAGCGAAAGCAACTGGATTAGCCGTAAAAACTGGAAGATTTTTAAATGGGAAAATTGATGACAGAGTAATTGAACATGCTAATCGTCTTAACTTTCCAATAATTAACATTCCTGATAAATATCCATTAGGAAGATTATTACATCAATTATCCAATTATATTTGGAATCATAAACAAGAGGAGATTGAATTTGCACTAAAAATTCAACAGCAATTTTCAAGTCTGCTATTAAATAATACTTCTATTGAAACGATTATTAATGAATTTAGCAATATCATTAAATGCCCTATTATATTATTAAATCCCATTAAACGGCTGTTAGTTGCCTCTGATTACTTTAAAGGGAGAACTGAATTAATTTCACAGATTGAAAATCAATTTCAAAACTTGTTTCATAATAAGACGGTACCGGATGATTATGTCAAAATAAACATTTCTAGTGAGACAAAGGTTATTTCAGTTAGCAATGTTTTTGTCTATCAGTATTTCCCACATTATTTATTAATCTTAAATCCAGAAAAAATGACTTATCCTACCTCAACTTTTGCTATTGATCAAGCAAAATTAGTTTTATCTTATAGTTTATATAAGAGTGAAAAAATACATGATACTTACTTACAGACTTCATCAACTATGCTATTAGAGTCACTTAACTTAAATTCTATTACCACTGCAAGTCTGTATAATCGCAGTAATGATATACCATTTATCGATTCTCAACATTATCAAGTAATTGAAATTACAGATAAAATGGCACTTAAAAAATTAGGGAATGGAGTTCGTTTATCTGAAAAAAAAGCATTAATTAGAGAATGGTTCTCTTTATATGGTAAAGATTATTTTGGAAAGATAGTCTTAGTTCAAACCAATTCATCCTCAAACTTTTTTGTAATTATTCAAGAAAAAATTAAAGACCTTGAAAAAGTATTGATTAAATGTAGAAACGATTTACGAAGATTAGTTGATATTTCTCTGATTTATAGTGTTGGAGAGGTCGTTACAACGATTAATCAAATTTCACGTTCACTAGACCAGTCATTGATTACTTACCGCTCAAGAATAGTAGAAATGAATGAAAATCCTGTAGAATACTATAATAGCAAAGGATTGCAAACATTATTTCAAGATTTAAATGAAAAAGAAGTCATCTATTTTTGCGTTACTGTTTTAAAAGAATTGGCATACCCAGAAACTGATAGCCAGCGAGAATTAAGAGAGACATTAAAAGTTTATCTTGACTGTCAATGTGAAGCTACTTTAACAGCTCATGAATTATTTGTGCATCGTAACACTGTGAAATACCGAATTGAAAAATGTCAAGAATTATTGGGAATGGAGATACGAGATCCGAAAAATTCACTAAATATCCGATTAGCATTAACATTAAGTACGAAATAA
- a CDS encoding SIR2 family protein, translating to MDIDMDNLKKNIQSFFDQGTVTIVGSGLSCAEGISGMKALSEKLMEDVPNKLSNEDMECWRNIEETLNNGTDLESTLQQNKATNNIEKAIIESAYELISSEDIFIFKEIIEKSRTLRFSEYLSCFNVNLYNLVVITTNYDLLIEYACEIKGLVYSDSYYGKIISNYSPENAEKEMLKGIKKGKKPMNHYKPHIKIYKPHGSINWKLINGKLNKINHVNCGTPCIITPGSNKYEKGYEEPFDYHIRKMGQEIDNAKRLIFIGYGFNDNHLETHLNKPENISKPKLIVTRTLYGNAKKIVDNSPNTIAIEEMKTNDKSCGTRIYFEKQIYEIKDKKIWDIAELIKEVF from the coding sequence ATGGATATAGATATGGATAATCTAAAAAAAAACATCCAAAGTTTCTTTGACCAAGGAACTGTAACAATAGTAGGTTCTGGACTATCTTGTGCTGAAGGTATTTCAGGAATGAAAGCACTATCTGAAAAGCTGATGGAAGATGTTCCTAATAAGCTAAGTAACGAAGATATGGAGTGTTGGAGAAACATAGAGGAAACCTTAAATAATGGAACAGATTTAGAATCTACACTACAACAAAATAAAGCAACAAATAACATTGAAAAAGCAATTATTGAGAGTGCATATGAACTTATTTCCAGCGAAGATATATTTATTTTTAAGGAAATTATAGAAAAAAGTAGAACATTAAGATTTTCTGAGTATTTATCATGCTTTAATGTTAATTTGTATAATTTGGTTGTAATAACGACTAATTATGATTTGTTAATAGAGTATGCTTGTGAAATCAAAGGATTGGTATATTCAGATTCATATTATGGGAAAATCATTTCTAATTATTCACCCGAAAACGCTGAAAAAGAAATGCTTAAAGGGATAAAAAAAGGTAAGAAACCTATGAATCATTACAAGCCACATATAAAAATATATAAACCACATGGATCAATTAATTGGAAACTCATCAATGGAAAACTTAATAAGATAAATCATGTAAATTGTGGTACTCCTTGCATAATTACCCCAGGTTCTAATAAATATGAAAAAGGATATGAAGAGCCTTTTGATTATCATATTAGAAAAATGGGGCAGGAGATAGATAATGCAAAAAGGTTAATTTTTATTGGATATGGTTTTAATGATAACCATTTGGAAACTCATTTAAATAAACCAGAAAATATTTCTAAACCTAAACTAATTGTAACTAGAACCTTATATGGTAATGCGAAAAAAATTGTTGATAATTCGCCAAATACTATAGCTATAGAAGAGATGAAAACAAATGATAAGAGTTGTGGAACAAGAATTTACTTTGAAAAACAAATATATGAAATTAAGGATAAAAAAATATGGGATATAGCTGAATTGATTAAGGAGGTGTTTTGA
- a CDS encoding Eco57I restriction-modification methylase domain-containing protein, translated as MNLEVKKQKLNILVNVFSENLPYYKNQKNNFNEQMTRQQYIDVFLRLLGWDISNPDGLSFKEREVVAEEYSTVNSKDRPDYTIRMNGMSKFYVEAKKVSVDISLEEAPALQARRYGWNAGHDISLLTNFEYLAIYLTHEMPRESDVASKYRYKLYHYSEYEEKFEEIYSLLSRESLFDGTFNKWIESVRPEDATKMSLDKVFLDQLNGWRVLIANDLLSSGCNINSYGNVNECIQTFLNQLVFLRFAEDNRFENHNSLKNEILSHRSYKDYFKTLDKKYNSELFRNFSIITDLSENVLSSIVENLYFPNVSYDFSVIDLSILSKIYENFLQQEIVINDGIATLEKTKSAKIKSVISTPDEIAVSMVKQALSDKIIGKSVEEILELRIIDIAVGSGIFLIEIYNFLERHLVDLYADKNSKFIDEKVVPFAVKRALIEKVLLGFDINNQAVQLTRFSLLLRLLSNEDRERIEDISPILPSLTKTIVCANSLISDADIDIVSVNKDDLYEIMPMRSEDERQMQFDIIIGNPPYLKKEDIINSTPKEEISAYEVKYESAYKQYDKYFLFIERIVNLLNEDGQGVLIVPNKFFNVASALKLRDFLLKKKCIAKIFDFGSKQLFKGVINYVCVLKLEKNYGNSFEYTKVSSPEDIYNNKEGLIFDVSKLDISHWFLTDDSAILNKYEYAKEKFPCIEEEIIPTNGIQTSKNDVYKIPKNTIVSNENGVVTFIKEGQKFKAEIELLREYYLPSKSDGENKSYQNLKSTNYVIFPYINGKIIHEKEMKENYPNTWRYLHCFKDKLLPKSLGGKRDVRGNEGDFEWYQYGRSQALREVDKEKIIVGVLSKEPNFNIDRNNIAYSSGGTAGYIGLYLRDNSKYNLEYIQAWLSHWFTDEIFKTIGSDFEGGFYTHGTNMYKDIPLLPIDFENEYEHKIFDRISELVKSINTINEEIENETDSRKKELNLRIKENIISKINTQIDELIELKVEENNEC; from the coding sequence ATGAATTTAGAAGTGAAAAAACAAAAGTTAAATATACTTGTGAATGTTTTCTCTGAAAATTTACCATACTATAAAAATCAAAAAAATAATTTTAATGAGCAGATGACTAGGCAACAATATATAGATGTTTTTTTAAGGTTATTGGGCTGGGATATTTCTAATCCCGATGGATTATCATTTAAGGAACGAGAAGTTGTAGCAGAAGAATATTCTACAGTTAACAGTAAAGATAGACCAGACTATACAATTAGAATGAATGGAATGAGCAAGTTCTATGTCGAAGCAAAAAAAGTTAGTGTTGATATCAGTTTAGAAGAAGCCCCAGCTTTACAAGCTAGAAGATACGGATGGAATGCTGGACATGATATTTCGTTACTTACAAATTTTGAATATTTAGCAATATATTTAACCCATGAAATGCCCAGAGAATCTGATGTTGCTAGTAAGTATAGATATAAACTTTATCATTATTCTGAGTATGAAGAAAAATTTGAAGAAATATATAGTTTATTATCAAGAGAGAGTCTTTTTGACGGGACATTTAATAAGTGGATAGAATCTGTACGACCAGAAGATGCAACTAAAATGTCTTTAGATAAAGTTTTTTTAGATCAGTTGAATGGTTGGCGAGTTTTGATTGCAAATGATTTATTAAGTTCTGGATGCAATATAAATTCATATGGAAATGTTAATGAATGTATACAGACATTTTTGAATCAATTAGTGTTTTTGAGGTTTGCAGAAGATAATAGATTTGAAAATCATAATAGCTTAAAAAATGAAATATTAAGTCATAGAAGTTATAAAGATTATTTCAAAACATTAGACAAAAAATACAATTCGGAATTATTTAGAAACTTTAGTATAATCACAGATCTGAGTGAAAATGTTTTGAGCAGTATAGTAGAGAATTTATACTTTCCTAATGTGTCTTATGATTTTTCTGTAATTGATTTATCGATTTTAAGCAAAATATATGAAAATTTTTTGCAACAGGAAATTGTAATTAATGATGGAATAGCGACATTAGAGAAAACAAAAAGTGCAAAAATTAAATCTGTAATATCTACACCTGATGAAATAGCGGTATCAATGGTGAAGCAGGCTTTATCTGATAAAATTATTGGAAAATCGGTTGAAGAAATACTGGAATTAAGAATAATTGATATCGCTGTTGGATCTGGGATTTTTTTGATTGAGATTTATAATTTTCTGGAAAGACATTTAGTAGATTTATATGCGGATAAAAATAGCAAATTTATTGATGAAAAAGTGGTGCCGTTTGCTGTTAAACGAGCGTTGATAGAAAAGGTGTTATTAGGATTTGATATAAATAATCAAGCAGTTCAACTTACACGTTTCTCTCTATTATTAAGATTATTATCCAATGAAGATAGGGAACGAATAGAGGATATTTCACCAATATTGCCATCACTTACTAAGACAATTGTATGTGCGAATTCGCTAATCAGTGATGCTGATATAGATATAGTATCTGTAAATAAAGATGATTTGTATGAGATTATGCCTATGAGAAGTGAAGATGAAAGGCAGATGCAGTTTGATATTATTATTGGTAATCCTCCATATTTGAAGAAAGAAGATATTATTAATTCAACTCCAAAAGAAGAGATATCAGCATATGAAGTGAAATATGAAAGTGCATATAAACAGTATGATAAATATTTTTTGTTCATCGAGAGAATAGTAAACCTATTGAATGAAGATGGACAAGGTGTACTTATAGTTCCAAACAAATTTTTTAATGTTGCATCTGCATTGAAATTAAGAGATTTTCTTTTGAAGAAGAAGTGTATAGCTAAAATTTTTGATTTTGGAAGTAAACAATTGTTTAAAGGTGTTATTAACTATGTATGTGTTTTAAAATTAGAAAAAAATTATGGAAATTCTTTTGAATATACGAAAGTTTCATCGCCAGAAGATATTTATAACAACAAAGAAGGATTAATTTTTGATGTTTCAAAATTAGATATTTCACATTGGTTTTTAACAGATGATAGTGCAATTCTTAATAAGTATGAATATGCAAAAGAAAAATTTCCTTGTATTGAGGAAGAAATAATACCTACTAACGGTATACAAACTAGCAAGAATGATGTTTATAAAATACCCAAAAATACAATAGTTTCAAATGAAAATGGTGTAGTTACATTTATAAAAGAGGGGCAGAAATTTAAAGCAGAGATAGAACTATTGAGAGAATATTATTTGCCAAGTAAAAGTGATGGTGAAAATAAGTCATACCAAAATCTAAAATCAACAAACTATGTGATTTTCCCATATATTAATGGAAAAATCATACATGAAAAAGAGATGAAAGAAAATTATCCAAATACATGGAGATATCTGCACTGTTTTAAAGATAAATTACTTCCTAAAAGTTTAGGAGGTAAACGAGATGTAAGAGGAAATGAAGGTGATTTTGAATGGTATCAGTATGGTCGCTCCCAAGCCTTACGAGAAGTTGATAAGGAAAAAATAATTGTTGGAGTGCTTTCTAAAGAACCAAACTTTAATATAGATAGGAATAATATTGCATATTCATCGGGAGGTACAGCAGGTTATATAGGATTGTATTTGAGAGATAATTCAAAATACAACTTGGAATATATTCAAGCTTGGCTTAGTCACTGGTTTACAGATGAAATTTTTAAAACTATTGGCAGTGATTTTGAAGGAGGCTTTTACACTCACGGAACAAATATGTACAAGGATATACCACTTCTGCCGATTGATTTTGAAAATGAATATGAACATAAAATTTTTGATAGGATTTCCGAATTGGTAAAGAGTATTAATACTATAAATGAAGAGATAGAAAATGAGACTGATTCAAGAAAAAAAGAACTTAATTTAAGGATTAAAGAGAATATAATATCAAAAATAAATACTCAAATAGACGAATTAATAGAATTAAAGGTGGAAGAAAATAATGAATGTTAA
- a CDS encoding ATP-binding protein, which produces MDKLVFQENDTIGSVTYVDTNQVLIEVEDNEKISLLNVGSIVAIQTTRSFEFTIGIIDKVRRKANELMELEDLTDEYNESLEEEAYISSDVIQVSLIGTYKTVDGDTKNCFKRGIDTFPQITHHCYSINGNNLKLFMNIISDDVSLEKQLVIGKFAIDDNATAILDGDKFFQKHASILGSTGSGKSWCVANLIEEASKLNNPNIIVLDMHGEYKSLCDTDKKYADYYKIAGPGDLENDDEKYVFLPYWLLNRDEMLSMILDRSDNNAPNQASRFTFHVRELKEETLRELGKSKVLSTFTVDSPIPFNMEALITRLKEDDTKKGIGANNKPVKGEWEGKLTRFISRLETKIMDKRYGFLFQPNINTLNYDWLSKLLCKMIGADDERKGIKIIDFSEVPSDVLPIVTGIISRLLFDVQIWMDEEKRTPFAILCDEAHLYLPIQEDADSVQKQALGNFERIAKEGRKYGISLVVISQRPSDVSKTILSQCNNFLVLRLSNDRDKSVIRNLLPDALKGILDQLPLLDVGEAIAVGDAILLPSKIRLKTPQLKPMSATKNFWIEWENTKADNAAIIEAIENMRCQTKE; this is translated from the coding sequence ATGGATAAGTTAGTGTTTCAAGAAAATGATACAATAGGTTCTGTTACATATGTGGATACTAATCAGGTTTTAATTGAAGTGGAAGATAATGAGAAAATATCATTATTAAATGTTGGTAGTATTGTTGCTATTCAAACCACAAGATCCTTTGAATTTACAATTGGTATTATAGATAAAGTAAGACGAAAAGCAAATGAATTAATGGAATTAGAAGATTTAACTGATGAATATAATGAAAGCCTTGAAGAAGAAGCCTACATTTCATCAGATGTAATCCAAGTTTCGTTAATTGGGACATACAAAACGGTTGACGGAGATACTAAAAATTGTTTCAAAAGAGGAATTGATACTTTCCCACAAATTACACATCATTGTTATTCGATTAATGGTAATAACTTAAAGTTATTTATGAATATTATTAGTGATGATGTTTCCTTGGAAAAACAATTGGTTATAGGAAAATTTGCAATTGATGACAATGCTACTGCAATTTTAGACGGCGATAAATTTTTTCAAAAACATGCTTCTATTTTGGGAAGTACAGGTTCAGGTAAAAGTTGGTGTGTTGCAAATTTGATAGAGGAAGCCAGCAAACTTAATAATCCTAATATTATTGTTCTTGATATGCATGGTGAATATAAGTCATTATGTGATACAGATAAGAAATATGCTGATTATTATAAGATTGCAGGACCAGGAGACTTAGAAAACGACGATGAAAAATATGTTTTCTTGCCATATTGGTTATTAAATAGAGATGAAATGCTATCTATGATTTTAGATAGATCAGATAATAATGCTCCTAATCAAGCTTCACGTTTTACTTTTCATGTAAGGGAACTAAAAGAGGAGACTTTAAGAGAATTGGGCAAATCTAAAGTTTTAAGTACTTTTACAGTTGATTCACCTATTCCATTTAATATGGAAGCACTGATTACAAGATTGAAAGAGGATGATACAAAAAAAGGAATTGGAGCTAATAACAAACCAGTAAAAGGAGAGTGGGAAGGTAAACTTACTCGTTTTATATCAAGGCTAGAAACAAAAATCATGGACAAAAGATACGGATTTTTGTTTCAACCCAATATTAATACATTAAATTATGATTGGCTATCCAAGTTATTGTGTAAGATGATTGGTGCAGATGACGAAAGAAAAGGTATAAAAATTATTGACTTTTCAGAAGTACCTTCCGATGTTTTGCCTATAGTTACGGGAATTATTTCAAGATTACTGTTTGATGTGCAAATATGGATGGATGAGGAAAAAAGAACTCCTTTCGCTATTTTGTGTGATGAAGCTCATTTGTATCTTCCAATACAAGAGGATGCTGATAGTGTTCAAAAACAAGCATTGGGAAATTTTGAAAGGATTGCAAAAGAAGGTAGAAAGTATGGAATCTCTTTAGTTGTTATTAGTCAGAGACCTTCAGATGTAAGTAAGACAATTTTAAGCCAATGTAATAACTTTTTGGTACTACGACTGTCGAATGACAGAGATAAGTCTGTAATAAGAAATTTACTACCAGATGCTTTAAAAGGCATTTTAGATCAACTCCCCCTATTAGATGTAGGAGAAGCAATAGCGGTTGGAGATGCAATATTATTACCAAGTAAGATTAGATTAAAAACGCCACAATTAAAACCTATGAGCGCAACTAAAAATTTTTGGATAGAGTGGGAAAATACTAAGGCGGATAATGCTGCAATTATTGAAGCTATAGAAAATATGAGGTGTCAAACTAAAGAATAG